Proteins encoded by one window of Culicoides brevitarsis isolate CSIRO-B50_1 chromosome 2, AGI_CSIRO_Cbre_v1, whole genome shotgun sequence:
- the LOC134828355 gene encoding uncharacterized protein LOC134828355 isoform X3 encodes MKSFIILVVCFFAWSSAAESKPGRFLSLPVPQKCANRPKEFTFQGRNYFLVSNLRGYEEKRFDWLDARNFCREYCMDAVSLETEAENKLIYDLIRSKDVPYIWTSGRLCDFEGCEGRKDLLPLNLYGWFWSANRKKISKTNQTPRGWSYNPWSKTGHKKVPQPDNAEFDINQTAEACLAVLNNVYKDGINWHDVACYHPKTTICEDSDELLKYVRATNPGLRL; translated from the exons atGAAATCCTTCATAATATTGGTGGTTTGTTTCTTCGCATGGAGTTCCGCTGCCGAATCAAAGCCTGGTCGTTTCTTATCGTTGCCAGTACCACAAAAATGCGCAAATC GTCCTAAAGAGTTCACATTCCAGGgccgtaattattttttggtcagCAATTTGCGAGGATATGAAGAAAAACGTTTTGACTGGTTAGATGCCAG AAATTTCTGTCGTGAATACTGCATGGACGCCGTATCGCTCGAAACGGAAGCCGAAAACAAACTCATCTACGACTTGATTCGTAGCAAAGACGTGCCCTACATTTGGACCAGCGGGCGTTTGTGCGACTTTGAGGGTTGCGAGGGCCGCAAAGACTTGTTGCCCCTCAACTTGTACGGATGGTTCTGGAGCGCGAACCGCAAAAAGATCTCAAAGACAAACCAAACGCCACGCGGATGGTCCTACAACCCCTGGTCGAAGACGGGCCACAAGAAGGTACCGCAACCCGATAACGCCGAATTCGACATCAATCAAACGGCCGAAGCGTGCCTCGCTGTCCTCAATAATGTCTACAAAGATGGCATTAACTGGCATGACGTTGCCTGTTATCACCCCAAAACGACAATCTGCGAAGACAGCGACGAATTGTTGAAATACGTTCGTGCAACGAATCCCGGACTTAGActataa
- the LOC134828355 gene encoding uncharacterized protein LOC134828355 isoform X1, which yields MKSFIILVVCFFAWSSAAESKPGRFLSLPVPQKCANRPKHFQFQGHSYFFSDHEPKYANKTYDWLDSRNLCRDHCMDAVNIETEVENDIIKKFAQYNNISEFWTSGRLCDFDGCENRTDLIPKNIFGWFWSGNRAKIHPTNRKPPGWSYNPWSRTGHAKKPQPDNAEYDVNMTVEACMAVLNDAYDDGITWHDVACYHDKPVLCEDNDDLLEYTRYENKGVQIE from the exons atGAAATCCTTCATAATATTGGTGGTTTGTTTCTTCGCATGGAGTTCCGCTGCCGAATCAAAGCCTGGTCGTTTCTTATCGTTGCCAGTACCACAAAAATGCGCAAATC GACCAAAACATTTCCAATTTCAAGGGCACTCCTACTTCTTTAGCGATCACGAACCAAAATATGCCAACAAAACCTACGATTG GTTAGACAGTCGTAACTTGTGTCGTGATCACTGCATGGATGCCGTAAATATCGAAACCGAAGTTGAAAAtgatattatcaaaaaattcgcgCAATACAATAACATTTCCGAATTTTGGACATCGGGTCGTCTTT GCGACTTTGATGGTTGCGAAAATCGCACAGACTTGATCCCCAAAAACATTTTCGGTTGGTTCTGGTCGGGAAATCGTGCCAAAATTCATCCCACGAACCGCAAGCCCCCAGGTTGGTCCTACAATCCGTGGTCTCGTACGGGTCACGCAAAGAAACCGCAACCCGATAATGCCGAATATGACGTTAACATGACCGTGGAGGCGTGCATGGCGGTGTTGAATGACGCTTACGACGACGGAATTACGTGGCACGATGTCGCCTGCTACCACGACAAGCCCGTTTTGTGCGAAGACAACGACGATTTGCTGGAGTACACGCGATACGAGAACAAAGGGGTTCAGATTGAGTGA
- the LOC134828355 gene encoding uncharacterized protein LOC134828355 isoform X2 produces MKSFIILVVCFFAWSSAAESKPGRFLSLPVPQKCANRPKQFNYRGHNYFFTGHVPELANKRYDWLDARNLCREYCMDATSIETQEENNLIYRLIQQHDIPYIWTSGRLCDFAGCENRTDLIPKNIFGWFWSANREKIQATNQIPNGWGYNPWSKTGHKKKPQPDNAEFDINQTAEACLSVLNNVYGDGIAWHDVACYHEKPTICEDSEELLNYVAATNPGIRL; encoded by the exons atGAAATCCTTCATAATATTGGTGGTTTGTTTCTTCGCATGGAGTTCCGCTGCCGAATCAAAGCCTGGTCGTTTCTTATCGTTGCCAGTACCACAAAAATGCGCAAATC gtcCCAAGCAATTCAATTATCGCGGCCATAACTACTTCTTCACCGGGCACGTGCCCGAACTGGCCAACAAACGTTACGATTGGCTCGATGCTCGCAACCTTTGTCGCGAATACTGCATGGATGCCACTTCCATCGAGACGCAAGAAGAAAACAACTTGATCTACCGTCTCATCCAACAACACGATATCCCCTACATCTGGACCAGTGGGCGCTTGTGTGACTTTGCCGGATGCGAAAATCGCACAGACTTGATCCCTAAAAATATCTTTGGATGGTTCTGGTCCGCCAATCGCGAAAAGATCCAAGCCACCAACCAAATTCCCAACGGATGGGGCTACAATCCATGGTCGAAGACGGGACACAAGAAAAAGCCGCAACCCGATAACGCGGAATTCGACATCAATCAGACCGCCGAAGCGTGTTTGTCTGTCTTGAACAACGTCTATGGTGATGGCATTGCATGGCACGATGTCGCTTGTTAT cATGAAAAACCCACCATTTGTGAa gATTCTGAAGAACTTCTTAACTACGTTGCTGCTACCAACCCAGGAATTCGTTTGTAA
- the LOC134830447 gene encoding protein D3-like, with translation MRPSPIFLVAAISYITVIGACTAAEEFTKNQIVPDDVIDKVPLNKLEVTYPDGVSVNLGNVLTPTEVKDEPTLQFNADPNGYYTLIMTDPDAPSRKNPKFREWHHWLVGNIPGNKVEEGDVLAQYIGAGPPKGTGLHRYVFLIFKQKGKIDFDETHLTNSNGDGRGRFNTKAFVAKYNLDGPSHGNFFQAEYDDYVPILYQKLGV, from the exons ATGAGGCCATCACCGATATTTTTGGTGGCTGCGATTAGTTATATCACTGTTATTGGTGCGTGCACGGCAGCTGaggaattcacaaaaaatcaaatagtaCCCGATGATGTAATTGACAAAGTGCCTTTAAACAAATTAGAG gtcacgtATCCAGATGGCGTTTCGGTAAATTTGGGAAATGTCTTGACGCCGACGGAAGTTAAGGATGAGCCAACGTTGCAATTTAATGCGGACCCGAATGGATATTATACGTTGATTATGACGGATCCGGATGCGCCGAGCAGGAAAAATCCCAAATTTAG agAATGGCACCACTGGCTCGTCGGCAACATTCCCGGCAACAAAGTCGAAGAAGGAGATGTTCTTGCTCAATATATCGGCGCTGGACCTCCCAAAGGCACCGGATTACATCGTTACGTCTTCCTCATTTTCAAGCAGAAGGGAAAGATCGACTTTGATGAGACTCACTTAACaaacag taacggTGACGGTCGTGGTCGCTTCAACACAAAAGCCTTCGTCGCGAAATACAATCTCGATGGCCCGAGTCACGGCAACTTTTTCCAAGCGGAATACGATGATTATGTGCCCATCCTCTATCAGAAATTAGGTGTCTGA
- the LOC134828665 gene encoding putative gustatory receptor 28b produces MVQWIKDLRDPQDIYAAQLPLLKLMAWTGIIPAKLKGKPGNRRLVTTWFDFLNTFVHIIFFVVCYTYAIRHHCSIVGQFFKNDITVMGDRLQLVAQVFTTMATYGLSAFRREKFFTIIQKMAEVDNFAAEIGINVDYKSTQRFIWFFLVYKTAQNVFYVLMTLGIFWKENIYISLDVWVSFFFPLILISLLVSLYICIMSQIKHRFYLLNRILSCRANVCPLSKGHSKDVVFIRKRSFGISSNMTKSHYMTMTHEQILQIAAQIHHALADICEAAEKYFSLKMLTIITIAFVIIIFNSYYILELVVTSTTQKLTMGMYDFIGFFSYQIIIYSMSIICIVQTSSSVVQQSEELGVWVHKILNQGATVLTDTVRMMLIQFSLQLTHRRIKFTACGLFELDKRLLFTIIGTLTTYLVILIQFSISGIQKSDRRVVANSSLEATLQEFAEMTSTLLSVFSNNSVFYGKCSQEECLSLNNFSVNA; encoded by the exons ATGGTACAATGGATCAAAGATTTGCGCGATCCGCAAGATATTTACGCCGCGCAATTGCCTCTCCTCAAACTCATGGCCTGGACCGGAATTATTCCCGCCAAACTCAAGGGCAAGCCAGGAAATCGTCGTTTGGTGACGACTTGGTTCGATTTTCTCAACACTTTTGTCCACATCAtcttttttgtcgtttgttACACGTACGCCATCCGGCATCATTGCTCCATTGTCGGacaattcttcaaaaatgacaTCACGGTGATGGGAGACCGCCTTCAGCTGGTGGCACAAGTCTTCACAACAATGGCCACTTATGGACTGAGTGCCTTTCGACGTGAAAAATTCTTCACGATTATCCAGAAAATGGCGGAAGTCGATAATTTTGCAGCGGAAATTGGCATCAATGTGGACTACAAGAGCACTCAGCGGTTCATTTGGTTCTTTTTGGTGTACAAAACGGCCCAAAATGTCTTTTACGTGTTAATGACACTCGGGATTTTTTGGAAGGAGAATATTTATATTTCGCTCGATGTGTGGGTTTCGTTCTTTTTTCCGCTAATTCTCATTTCGTTGCTCGTTTCGCTCTACATCTGCATCATGAGTCAAATTAAGCATCGATTTTACTTGCTGAACCGGATTTTGTCGTGTCGAGCGAATGTTTGTCCTTTAAGCAAGGGACACTCAAAGGACGTAGTTTTCATCCGAAAGCGTTCTTTTGGTATCTCCTCAAATATGACAAAGTCGCATTACATGACGATGACTCACGAGCAAATTTTGCAAATCGCCGCGCAGATCCATCATGCCCTCGCTGACATTTGTGAAGcagctgaaaaatatttttctttgaaaatgttGACAATTATTACGATCGCCTTTGTAATCATTATTTTCAACAGTTACTACATCCTGGAGTTGGTGGTGACGTCAACAACGCAAAAACTGACAATGGGCATGTACGACTTCATCGGATTCTTTTCCtaccaaattattatttactccATGTCGATAATTTGCATCGTTCAAACGAGTTCGTCGGTCGTGCAACAAAGCGAGGAGTTGGGCGTTTGGGTGCACAAAATACTGAACCAAGGAGCGACGGTGCTCACGGATACCGTAAGGATGATG CTAATACAATTTTCGTTGCAACTAACTCACAGGAGGATAAAATTTACAGCTTGTGGCCTTTTTGAGCTCGATAAGCGACTTTTGTTCAca atcattgGAACTTTAACAACTTACCTtgtcattttaattcaattttccatATCTGGCATTCAAAAGTCTGATCGAAGAGTCGTCGCAAATTCATCTCTCGAAGCAACTTTGCAAGAATTTGCTGAAATGACGTCGACACTGCTCTCAGTGTTCTCCAACAATTCCGTCTTTTATGGCAAATGCAGCCAAGAGGAGTGTCTTTCTCTTAATAACTTTAGTGTTAATGCATAA